The nucleotide window TTCATCCGTGACCTTTTCCTTCCAGACAACGGCCTTGCCGTCCTTGACCCCGGTAACCACGAGATGGGTCATGGGGGCATCGGGAGTCGCCCCGTGCCAGTGGTCCACGCCCACCGGACACCAGACGGTCTCGCCTTCATTGAACTTGATGACCTTTCCGTTGCGCGTTCCGGTCAGGGCCGTGCCTTCGGTGACGATCATATGTTGCCCCGCCGGATGCCAGTGCCATGCGGTGCGAGCACCGGGCTGAAAAGTGACATACGCACCGGAGTACGAGGCCGTATCGTTCTTCGGGAAAAGCATGTCCACCTGAACGTCACCGGTGAAGTACTCCGCAGGGCCCTTGAAGGATTTCTGCGTCCCTTGGCCGTAAAGCACCTGAGATTTTGAATCAGCCTCCTGTCCCGCGTAGGCGGCGGATGCGACCAGCGTCAGAACGACCAGCATAAAGAACACTCTTTTCATCGAAGACTCCTTGGTATTGCCGTTTTCGTATCGCACAGGATCAATCCAGCGCGTCGTATTCTTCGTCCGTGACCGGGGCCACCCATTCGTTGGAGCGGTCCTCGGCCGGGACCTCGACGGCCACGTGCGCGAACCACGAATCCTTTGCAGCACCATGCCAGTGCTTGGTTTCAGGCGGGATGTTGACCACGTTCCCGGGATGAAGCTCCCGGGCAGGTTTTCCGGCCTCCTGATACCAGCCGCGCCCCCCGGTCACCAAAAGTATCTGTCCGCCTTCATGATGGATATGCCACCAGTTGCGGCACCCCGGCTCAAAGGTGACATTGGCTATGAAAACGCCCTCGGTGGAGAGCATTTCAAGGTAGCTGGTGCCGGTAAAATATTTT belongs to Desulfovibrio oxyclinae DSM 11498 and includes:
- a CDS encoding (R)-mandelonitrile lyase; translation: MKRVFFMLVVLTLVASAAYAGQEADSKSQVLYGQGTQKSFKGPAEYFTGDVQVDMLFPKNDTASYSGAYVTFQPGARTAWHWHPAGQHMIVTEGTALTGTRNGKVIKFNEGETVWCPVGVDHWHGATPDAPMTHLVVTGVKDGKAVVWKEKVTDEQYMKR
- a CDS encoding cupin domain-containing protein, yielding MSNTFDGEGLFPKGEKNEAFAKYFTGTSYLEMLSTEGVFIANVTFEPGCRNWWHIHHEGGQILLVTGGRGWYQEAGKPARELHPGNVVNIPPETKHWHGAAKDSWFAHVAVEVPAEDRSNEWVAPVTDEEYDALD